One part of the Granulicella arctica genome encodes these proteins:
- the dnaA gene encoding chromosomal replication initiator protein DnaA, which translates to MSFVPTATAVLNPWTLILGALEKKINRQSFETWLKPTRHSHVAGKTLYVRIPSGEFQHIGDRYADLIQEAIDNLGLAEEIESVTFTTPAQEEPKRREDGGFAPVPSHSSNAPSSGSRRQGAAATGVEQARFDWNSASQLNPRYQFDAFVIGSGNQFAMAAAQAVAERPSKAYNPLFLYGGVGMGKTHLMHAIGHDVKRRQPHASISYVSGEKFTNEMINSVRYDKMTSFRDRFRTVDVLLIDDIQFLAGKERTQEEFFHTFNALHEGMKQIVIASDRPPKELADFEDRLRSRFEWGLIADIQPPDLETKVAILQKKAESEHTQLPTDVALFIASNVRTNVRELEGALVRLIAWCGMHGVEITLAVTQQCLKQFIDTQVRKISIEAIQRAVAEQFGMRVAELKQKNNSRQIVVPRQIAMYLAKQLTEASLPEIGRQFGGKHHTTVMHSIAKIDEHRRSDKDMNRTINKLMETLG; encoded by the coding sequence ATGTCATTCGTTCCTACGGCGACCGCCGTTTTAAATCCGTGGACTCTCATTCTTGGGGCCCTTGAAAAAAAGATCAACCGCCAGTCGTTCGAGACGTGGCTGAAGCCGACACGTCACTCGCACGTGGCGGGGAAGACGTTGTATGTGCGGATTCCTTCGGGGGAGTTTCAACACATCGGGGACCGGTATGCCGACCTGATCCAGGAGGCGATCGACAACCTTGGGCTGGCGGAGGAGATTGAGTCGGTGACGTTTACGACGCCTGCGCAGGAGGAGCCGAAGCGGCGGGAGGATGGCGGGTTTGCGCCGGTGCCTTCGCACTCGAGCAATGCACCGAGCAGTGGCTCGCGGCGGCAGGGTGCGGCGGCGACGGGAGTGGAGCAGGCGCGGTTCGATTGGAACTCGGCGTCGCAGTTGAACCCGCGGTATCAGTTTGACGCGTTTGTGATTGGGAGCGGCAACCAGTTTGCGATGGCTGCGGCGCAGGCTGTGGCGGAGAGGCCGTCGAAGGCTTATAACCCGCTGTTTCTGTATGGCGGCGTGGGGATGGGCAAGACGCATCTGATGCATGCGATTGGGCATGATGTGAAGCGGAGGCAGCCGCATGCTTCGATCAGCTATGTGAGTGGCGAGAAGTTTACGAACGAGATGATTAATTCCGTTCGGTATGACAAGATGACGAGCTTCCGGGATCGGTTCCGGACGGTGGATGTGCTGCTGATCGACGACATTCAGTTTCTCGCGGGCAAGGAGCGGACGCAGGAGGAGTTTTTCCATACGTTCAATGCGCTGCACGAGGGGATGAAGCAGATTGTGATTGCGAGCGATCGGCCTCCGAAGGAGCTGGCGGACTTTGAGGATCGTTTGCGGTCTCGGTTCGAGTGGGGACTGATTGCGGATATTCAGCCACCGGATCTTGAGACGAAGGTTGCGATCTTGCAGAAGAAGGCGGAGAGCGAGCATACGCAGTTGCCGACGGATGTGGCGCTGTTTATCGCGAGCAACGTGCGGACGAATGTGCGTGAGTTGGAAGGCGCGCTGGTTCGGCTGATCGCGTGGTGCGGGATGCATGGCGTGGAGATTACGCTTGCCGTTACACAGCAGTGCCTGAAGCAATTTATTGACACGCAGGTGCGGAAGATCTCGATTGAGGCGATTCAGCGGGCGGTGGCGGAGCAGTTTGGGATGCGGGTGGCGGAGCTGAAGCAGAAGAACAACTCGCGGCAGATTGTGGTGCCGCGGCAGATTGCGATGTATCTGGCGAAGCAGTTGACGGAGGCTTCGCTGCCGGAGATCGGGCGGCAGTTTGGCGGGAAGCACCATAC